The Tachypleus tridentatus isolate NWPU-2018 chromosome 5, ASM421037v1, whole genome shotgun sequence genome includes a window with the following:
- the LOC143250578 gene encoding centrosomal protein of 83 kDa-like isoform X1, with protein MASGGFNAQDIPSGMEQSQTPSQRLPGRLLPQELELWSMLTDERLRSEQHKMNYQALKSEHTRLQDEFLSLQLELKQTLEEYSQQKEKSQTALSQAQDVLQQKQAQIEELKAKLASQAPEVVQRHVQEKFERNFKGRCQELEQEADHYREEFNKLRYEHTMLKTQAEYLTTEHQRTLEEINFKHEGEINKLQEEVDQLREKQTTQGEQTGLQIRALQKENSQFRLRVKALLTEMEEVQAQREKSSLEAENNSRAQARQLTEQYATICTLESEKTSLNMQKEVVQKELSSTRETCNHLSAQLDSAKEEVLKLKGQLDEVEHTAQVKHTELKMEAIKDKAEVERERDRLASEVASTSTNVKLELEILEEKVRKQNQNLTDRELELQRQHHAARHYDLEVIRKLESEKTRIESERVGGSTK; from the exons atGGCTAGTGGTGGATTTAATGCTCAAG ACATTCCTAGTGGAATGGAGCAATCTCAAACACCATCACAAAGACTACCCGGAAGACTTTTACCACAGGAACTGGAGTTATGGAGCATGCTTACAGATGAGAGACTACGTAGTGAGCAACATAAGATGAATTATCAAGCTTTAAAATCTGAACACACAAG GCTGCAAGATGAATTTTTGTCATTACAACTGGAGTTGAAACAAACTCTTGAAGAATATAGTCAGCAAAAGGAAAAAAGCCAGACAGCTCTAAGCCAGGCTCAAGATGTTCTACAGCAGAAACAGGCACAAATAGAAGAACTAAAAGCCAAG TTAGCCAGCCAGGCTCCAGAAGTTGTACAACGTCATGTACAGGAGAAATTTGAACGTAACTTCAAAGGTCGATGTCAAGAGTTAGAGCAGGAAGCTGATCACTACAGGGAAGAGTTTAATAAGCTTCGATATGAACACACGATGTTGAAAACACAAGCAGAGTATTTGACGACAGAGCACCAAAGGACTTTGGAAGAAATAAACTTCAAACATGAGGGAGAG ATAAACAAGTTACAAGAAGAAGTGGATCAACTGCGAGAAAAGCAGACAACTCAAGGGGAGCAAACAGGATTGCAGATAAGAGCACTCCAAAAAGAAAACTCGCAATTCAGATTGAGAGTCAAAGCTCTTCTTACTGAAATGGAAGAAGTACAAGCCCAAAGGGAAAAGAGTTCTTTAGAAGCTGAAAACAATAGCAGAGCACAGGCAAGGCAGCTGACAGAGCAGTATGCTACCATATGTACCTTGGAA tctGAAAAGACCAGTTTAAACATGCAGAAAGAAGTTGTCCAGAAAGAACTTTCAAGCACTCGAGAAACTTGTAATCACCTATCTGCTCAGCTTGACTCAGCCAAAGAAGAAGTTCTTAAGCTTAAAGGTCAGCTGGACGAGGTAGAACATACTGCTCAGGTCAAACATACAGAACTGAAAATGGAAGCCATCAAAGATAAAGCAGAGGTTGAAAGAGAAAGAGATAGACTGGCTTCTGAAGTAGCAAGTACTAGCACTA ATGTGAAACTTGAATTGGAGATCTTAGAAGAAAAAGTAAGGAAGCAAAACCAAAATCTAACAGATCGAGAATTGGAGTTACAGAGACAGCATCATGCAGCTCGACATTATGATTTGGAAGTTATTAGAAAGCTAGAATCAGAAAA AACTAGAATTGAAAGTGAAAGAGTTGGAGGATCAACAAAATGA
- the LOC143250578 gene encoding centrosomal protein of 83 kDa-like isoform X2 yields MASGGFNAQDIPSGMEQSQTPSQRLPGRLLPQELELWSMLTDERLRSEQHKMNYQALKSEHTRLQDEFLSLQLELKQTLEEYSQQKEKSQTALSQAQDVLQQKQAQIEELKAKLASQAPEVVQRHVQEKFERNFKGRCQELEQEADHYREEFNKLRYEHTMLKTQAEYLTTEHQRTLEEINFKHEGEINKLQEEVDQLREKQTTQGEQTGLQIRALQKENSQFRLRVKALLTEMEEVQAQREKSSLEAENNSRAQARQLTEQYATICTLESEKTSLNMQKEVVQKELSSTRETCNHLSAQLDSAKEEVLKLKGQLDEVEHTAQVKHTELKMEAIKDKAEVERERDRLASEVANFLSLITFGVIVVSNNHRCET; encoded by the exons atGGCTAGTGGTGGATTTAATGCTCAAG ACATTCCTAGTGGAATGGAGCAATCTCAAACACCATCACAAAGACTACCCGGAAGACTTTTACCACAGGAACTGGAGTTATGGAGCATGCTTACAGATGAGAGACTACGTAGTGAGCAACATAAGATGAATTATCAAGCTTTAAAATCTGAACACACAAG GCTGCAAGATGAATTTTTGTCATTACAACTGGAGTTGAAACAAACTCTTGAAGAATATAGTCAGCAAAAGGAAAAAAGCCAGACAGCTCTAAGCCAGGCTCAAGATGTTCTACAGCAGAAACAGGCACAAATAGAAGAACTAAAAGCCAAG TTAGCCAGCCAGGCTCCAGAAGTTGTACAACGTCATGTACAGGAGAAATTTGAACGTAACTTCAAAGGTCGATGTCAAGAGTTAGAGCAGGAAGCTGATCACTACAGGGAAGAGTTTAATAAGCTTCGATATGAACACACGATGTTGAAAACACAAGCAGAGTATTTGACGACAGAGCACCAAAGGACTTTGGAAGAAATAAACTTCAAACATGAGGGAGAG ATAAACAAGTTACAAGAAGAAGTGGATCAACTGCGAGAAAAGCAGACAACTCAAGGGGAGCAAACAGGATTGCAGATAAGAGCACTCCAAAAAGAAAACTCGCAATTCAGATTGAGAGTCAAAGCTCTTCTTACTGAAATGGAAGAAGTACAAGCCCAAAGGGAAAAGAGTTCTTTAGAAGCTGAAAACAATAGCAGAGCACAGGCAAGGCAGCTGACAGAGCAGTATGCTACCATATGTACCTTGGAA tctGAAAAGACCAGTTTAAACATGCAGAAAGAAGTTGTCCAGAAAGAACTTTCAAGCACTCGAGAAACTTGTAATCACCTATCTGCTCAGCTTGACTCAGCCAAAGAAGAAGTTCTTAAGCTTAAAGGTCAGCTGGACGAGGTAGAACATACTGCTCAGGTCAAACATACAGAACTGAAAATGGAAGCCATCAAAGATAAAGCAGAGGTTGAAAGAGAAAGAGATAGACTGGCTTCTGAAGTAGCAA ATTTTCTCTCTCTTATAACATTTGGAGTCATCGTTGTAAGCAACAATCATAG ATGTGAAACTTGA